From the genome of Papaver somniferum cultivar HN1 chromosome 2, ASM357369v1, whole genome shotgun sequence, one region includes:
- the LOC113349384 gene encoding probable protein arginine N-methyltransferase 1.2: protein MGRRRSNNGGSSSSSNIENNNHPQVTKLCIDDDDNELPEEMITPTTDQSMSEADNSTAVVGGGDDDKTSADYYFDSYSHFGIHEEMLKDTVRTKTYQNVIYKNTFLFKDKIVLDVGAGTGILSLFCAKAGAKHVYAIECSQMADMAKQIVETNGFSNVITVLKGKVEEIELPVPKVDIIISEWMGYFLLFENMLDTVLYARNKWLVNDGIVLPDKASLYVTAIEDHEYKEDKIEFWNDVYGFDMKCIKKQSIMEPLVDTVDQNQIVTNYQLLKTMDILKMASGDVSFTAPFKLRAERSDYIHALVAYFDVSFTQCHKLMGFSTGPRSRTTHWKQTVLYLEDVLTICEGEVLSGSMTVSQNKKNPRDVDITLKYELNGQRSKISGTQHYKMR, encoded by the exons atgggCCGTAGAAGAAGCAACAATGGGGGTTCTTCATCATCAAGTAATATTGAGAATAATAATCATCCGCAAGTAACTAAGTTATGTatcgatgatgatgataatgaactACCAGAAGAGATGATTACTCCTACTACTGATCAATCTATGTCTGAAGCTGATAATAGTAcggctgttgttggtggtggtgatgatgataaaACTAGTGCTGATTATTACTTCGATTCTTATTCTCACTTTG GTATTCATGAA GAAATGTTGAAGGACACAGTGAGGACAAAGACATACCAAAATGTTATCTACAAGAACACGTTCCTCTTCAAGGATAAAATTGTTCTTGATGTTGGTGCTGGTACTGGAATTTTATCCCTCTTTTGTGCAAAAGCAGGAGCAAAGCATGTTTATGCG ATCGAGTGTTCCCAAATGGCTGACATGGCGAAACAGATTGTTGAAACAAATGGCTTCTCTAATG tTATTACAGTTTTGAAGGGGAAGGTGGAAGAGATTGAGCTTCCAGTCCCCAAAGTTGATATCATCATATCCGAGTGGATGGGTTATTTTctattgtttgagaatatgttaGACACTGTTCTTTATGCACGTAACAAGTGGCTT GTAAACGATGGGATTGTGTTGCCCGACAAGGCGTCACTCTACGTAACAGCCATTGAGGATCATGAGTACAAGGAAGACAAAATTGAAT TCTGGAATGATGTTTACGGCTTCGACATGAAATGTATCAAAAAACAATCCATAATGGAACCCCttgtagacacggttgatcaaaatCAAATTGTCACAAACTATCAGCTGCTGAAG ACAATGGATATCTTGAAGATGGCTTCTGGAGATGTCTCATTTACAGCTCCCTTTAAGCTCAGGGCTGAACGTAGTGACTATATTCATGCCCTAGTTGCATACTTTGATGTCTCATTTACGCAGTGTCATAAGTTGATGGGCTTCTCTACAG GACCTAGATCCCGCACCACGCATTGGAAGCAAACGGTATTGTACCTTGAGGACGTGCTAACCATTTGCGAAGGTGAAGTACTGTCTGGGAGCATGACAGTTTCACAAAACAAGAAGAATCCTCGTGATGTTGATATTACTCTTAAATATGAATTGAATGGTCAGCGTAGCAAGATATCAGGAACTCAACATTACAAGATGCGTTGA
- the LOC113352167 gene encoding cytochrome P450 CYP749A22-like — translation MGTEIFYYLIIPIWSVTILLYLLIRFLHKVWWKPIHIQNSLASQGIRGPPYKFLYGNTQEMFKMVRETMKTPMENYLQSHNIFPQVQPYRHSWINIYGKNFLSWRGPEPLMCVTEPELMKEILNNKDGVYLKPETKGHVKMILGNGLSMINGEKWVQRRKLANHAFYAESLKGMVPAMITAVEVMLEKWKYHEGKEIDVYEEFRILTSEVISRTAFGSSYLEGKNIFEMLTKLVKLGSTASANSAFKIRLPFFEKFWRSKEEVEMEKIYNGIRNSVLEIIKKREEMMKRGELSDGYGRDYLGLLLNANKDPDELKRISVQDMVDECKTMYFAGHETTASLLTWTCLLLAIHTDWQDQARKEVIELMGEKSQIFDEKCIAKLKIVNMIINESLRLYPPVLGSPRTTESQVRLGKFTLPSDMNVGFSIIAVHHDPKIWGEDVHKFKPDRFGEGIVKATNNNPMAFIPFGYGPRTCVASNFAMIESKIALAMILRSYYFTLSPAYAHSPVDRMAMRPQHGLQIILHKLD, via the exons ATGGGTACAGAAATTTTTTACTATTTGATAATCCCAATTTGGAGTGTGACAATTCTATTGTATCTTCTCATAAGGTTTCTTCACAAAGTATGGTGGAAACCAATTCACATACAAAATTCATTAGCTTCACAAGGAATCAGAGGTCCTCCTTACAAATTCCTCTATGGAAATACCCAAGAAATGTTCAAAATGGTAAGGGAAACCATGAAGACACCCATGGAGAATTACTTGCAATCTCATAACATTTTCCCTCAAGTTCAGCCTTACAGACATTCATGGATCAACATTTACG gTAAAAACTTTCTGAGTTGGCGTGGTCCGGAACCTCTAATGTGCGTAACGGAGCCGGAGCTAATGAAGGAGATCTTAAATAACAAAGATGGAGTTTACTTGAAACCGGAAACTAAAGGCCATGTTAAAATGATACTAGGAAATGGTCTTTCTATGATAAATGGAGAAAAATGGGTTCAGCGTCGAAAATTAGCTAATCATGCGTTTTATGCTGAGAGTTTGAAGGGAATGGTCCCTGCAATGATCACAGCAGTGGAGGTCATGCTAGAGAAATGGAAATATCATGAAGGTAAAGAGATTGACGTATACGAAGAATTTCGGATATTGACTTCTGAAGTAATATCAAGAACTGCATTTGGGAGTAGTTATTTGGAAGGGAAGAACATTTTTGAGATGTTGACGAAATTGGTCAAGTTGGGTTCAACTGCATCAGCAAATAGTGCTTTCAAGATAAGACTCCCTTTTTTTGA GAAATTTTGGCGAAGTAAAGAGGAAGTtgaaatggagaaaatttacaatgggATTCGGAATTCGGTTTTGGagataataaagaaaagagaagagatgATGAAGAGGGGAGAATTATCTGATGGCTATGGCAGAGATTATTTAGGTTTACTTCTAAATGCTAACAAGGATCCAGATGAGCTCAAGAGGATTTCAGTACAGGATATGGTTGACGAGTGCAAGACAATGTATTTTGCTGGACATGAAACCACTGCAAGTTTGCTAACCTGGACTTGTTTACTTCTAGCCATTCACACAGATTGGCAAGACCAAGCAAGAAAAGAAGTGATTGAGCTAATGGGAGAGAAGAGTCAAATATTCGATGAGAAATGCATCGCAAAACTGAAAATC gtgaaTATGATCATAAATGAATCGCTGCGGCTTTATCCGCCAGTTCTGGGATCTCCAAGAACAACTGAGAGCCAAGTAAGACTTGGAAAATTTACTCTTCCAAGTGATATGAATGTTGGGTTTTCTATTATAGCCGTACACCATGATCCCAAAATCTGGGGAGAAGATGTTCATAAATTTAAGCCCGACAGGTTTGGCGAAGGAATAGTGAAAGCCACAAATAACAATCCCATGGCGTTTATTCCTTTTGGTTATGGACCAAGAACTTGTGTAGCCTCCAACTTCGCAATGATCGAGAGCAAGATTGCTCTGGCGATGATTTTACGAAGCTACTACTTTACTCTTTCGCCTGCTTATGCTCATTCGCCAGTTGATCGCATGGCTATGCGCCCACAACATGGACTTCAAATCATACTGCATAAACTGGATTAG